One genomic region from Bactrocera tryoni isolate S06 chromosome 3, CSIRO_BtryS06_freeze2, whole genome shotgun sequence encodes:
- the LOC120771781 gene encoding electron transfer flavoprotein-ubiquinone oxidoreductase, mitochondrial → MATLLKLAKANRLFHPTFVRSVSDVAKYPKITTHYTIHPRDKDERWKEVEMERYVDEVDIVIVGGGPAGMSAAIRAKQLAAEQEKELRVCVVEKSAEVGGHILSGAVIDPISLNELFPDWKVLGAPLNTPVGTDHFSLLTANARIPLPIFKGWPMDNHGNYIVRLGHLVKWLGEQAEALGVEIYPGCAASEVLFHADGSVKGIATNDVGIAKDGSPKDTFARGMELHAKTTIFAEGCRGHLSKQLMQQFNLNEGSQPQTYGIGLKEIWEIQPEKHVPGLVEHTIGWPLDFHTYGGSFLYHLNEPTPTIAVGFVVGLDYKNPWISPFQEFQRFKTHPKVRPVFEGATRIAYGARAINEGGFQSLPSKLSFPGGCLVGCSAGFLNVPRIKGSHYAMKSGMLAAESAVEAINSESQATAGLEPKSYADKIQNSFIWKDLRDVRNVRPSFHNPLGMYGGLVLSGFSIFTGGREPWTLKHGPADHASLKPASQCPQIVYPKPDGKVSFDLLSSVALTGTNHEGDQPAHLTLKDDRIPVDHNLAIYEGPEQRFCPAGVYEYVPNDEGGNMKLQINAQNCIHCKTCDIKDPKQNINWVVPEGGGGPAYNGM, encoded by the exons ATGGCCACTCTACTGAAGCTGGCAAAAG CCAACAGACTATTCCATCCAACATTCGTCCGCAGCGTTTCCGATGTGGCCAAATATCCCAAAATCACCACCCATTATACGATACATCCACGCGACAAAGATGAACGTTGGAAGG AAGTTGAAATGGAGCGCTATGTCGATGAAGTGGATATAGTTATAGTCGGCGGTGGTCCGGCGGGCATGTCGGCTGCCATACGCGCCAAACAATTGGCCGCAGAGCAGGAAAAG gAACTACGCGTCTGCGTCGTGGAGAAGTCCGCGGAAGTCGGTGGTCACATACTTTCGGGTGCGGTCATCGACCCCATTTCGTTGAACGAACTCTTTCCAGATTGGAAAGTGTTGGGCGCGCCGCTGAACACACCTGTCGGCACCGATCATTTCTCACTGCTCACCGCTAACGCGCGCATACCGCTACCCATCTTCAAAGGCTGGCCCATGGACAATCATGGCAATTATATTGTACGGCTTGGTCATCTAGTAAAATGGTTGGGTGAACAAGCCGAAGCGTTGGGTGTTGAAATTTACCCTGGTTGCGCGGCCTCTGAAGTTCTCTTCCATGCCGATGGCAGTGTCAAAGGTATTGCGACCAATGATGTGGGCATTGCGAAAGATGGGTCGCCGAAGGATACATTTGCGCGTGGCATGGAACTACACGCGAAGACAACAATATTCGCTGAAGGCTGTCGCGGACACCTGAGTAAGCAGCTCATGCAACAATTCAATTTGAACGAGGGTAGTCAGCCGCAAACGTACGGCATTGGTTTGAAGGAGATATGGGAGATACAACCCGAGAAGCATGT ACCCGGTTTGGTGGAACACACAATCGGTTGGCCCCTGGACTTCCACACATACGGTGGTTCTTTCCTGTATCACTTGAATGAGCCCACACCAACAATCGCGGTGGGTTTTGTGGTCGGTTTGGATTACAAAAACCCCTGGATTAGTCCTTTCCAAGAGTTCCAGCGTTTCAAGACACACCCGAAGGTGCGTCCCGTTTTCGAAGGTGCAACGCGTATCGCGTATGGTGCGCGTGCCATTAACGAGGGCGGTTTCCAGAGTTTGCCCAGTAAACTGAGCTTCCCTGGGGGTTGCTTAGTTGGCTGCAGCGCCGGCTTTCTCAACGTGCCGCGTATCAAGGGCTCACATTATGCCATGAAAAGCG GTATGTTGGCGGCGGAGAGCGCCGTGGAGGCCATCAATAGTGAATCTCAAGCAACTGCTGGACTTGAGCCGAAATCCTATGCCGACAA AATTCAAAATTCCTTCATCTGGAAGGATTTGCGCGATGTGCGCAATGTACGCCCCTCTTTCCACAATCCACTCGGCATGTATGGTGGTCTCGTTTTGAGCGGTTTCTCGATATTTACGGGTGGTCGCGAACCGTGGACACTGAAACACGGTCCGGCCGATCACGCGTCCCTCAAACCAGCTAGTCAATGCCCACAAATTGTTTATCCCAAGCCAGATGGCAAAGTTTCCTTCGATCTACTCTCCTCCGTGGCCTTGACCGGCACTAATCATGAAGGCGATCAACCCGCACATTTGACTTTGAAGGACGATCGCATTCCAGTCGATCACAATCTTGCGATCTATGAGGGTCCCGAACAACGTTTCTGCCCAGCCGGTGTGTATGAGTATGTGCCCAATGACGAGGGTGGCAACATGAAGCTACAGATCAACGCACAAAATTGTATCCACTGCAAAACCTGTGATATTAAAGATCCTAAACAGAATATTAATTGGGTGGTGCCCGAGGGTGGCGGCGGTCCAGCCTACAATGGCATGTAA
- the LOC120772830 gene encoding FMRFamide-related peptides encodes MGPLLVFFLYMLQLQASIRSEIIESPNEQLNTISDTDDADLNESESNERTENSQKLPFIQTGRDPTEVEFRYPIASLNIDYTKNLIILKFRKSKADEEEERRRKSFNENFMRFGRANADFMRFGRDADFMRFGRSSPDFMRFGKRALEQVPKVNSLDHDYTVNYDKSADAGRRIERSQEGIRDSRGDNFMRFGRPADDFMRFGRSANDFLRFGRASGDFMRFGRNPSDFMRFGRGSSNDFMRFGRSSKNDFMRFGRTPKEQRGENQDFMRFGRPDNFMRFGRTPATAKQPTVTPNFMRFSKPDQNFMRFGKSLGQQANENSTKPPLPREVIKEAAKILHQAEQYGGIGESNPMDRAIKVLFSKDGEHETSAQDEKSAQSDAEAIDEDTDADYELNELNVVQ; translated from the coding sequence ATGGGTCCACTACTGGTCTTCTTCTTGTACATGCTACAACTGCAGGCGTCAATACGAAGCGAAATCATAGAATCACCAAATGAACAACTGAACACCATATCCGACACTGATGATGCCGATTTAAATGAGAGCGAATCCAACGAACGAACTgagaattcacaaaaattacctttcatacaaactggacgCGATCCAACCGAAGTAGAGTTTCGTTATCCCATCGCATCGTTAAATATTGACTATAcgaaaaatttgattattttgaaatttcgtaaGTCCAAGGCCGACGAAGAGGAGGAGCGTCGTCGCAAATCGTTTAATGAGAATTTCATGCGCTTCGGACGTGCGAATGCCGATTTCATGCGTTTTGGACGCGATGCAGATTTCATGCGCTTCGGGCGCAGTTCACCCGACTTTATGCGCTTCGGCAAACGTGCGCTCGAACAAGTGCCCAAAGTGAATAGTCTCGATCACGATTATACGGTTAACTACGATAAGAGCGCCGATGCGGGTCGACGCATTGAACGCAGTCAAGAGGGTATACGCGATTCACGCGGTGACAACTTCATGCGTTTCGGTCGACCAGCCGATGACTTTATGCGCTTTGGACGTAGCGCTAATGACTTCCTACGCTTCGGTCGTGCTTCCGGTGATTTTATGCGCTTCGGTAGAAATCCTTCAGACTTTATGCGTTTCGGACGCGGTAGTTCTAATGATTTTATGCGTTTCGGTCGCAGTTCTAAGAATGATTTCATGCGCTTCGGACGCACGCCAAAGGAACAACGTGGCGAAAATCAAGATTTTATGCGTTTCGGGCGACCGGACAATTTCATGCGTTTCGGTAGAACACCGGCCACAGCAAAGCAACCAACAGTTACACCGAATTTCATGCGTTTCAGTAAACCCGATCAGAATTTCATGCGTTTCGGCAAGAGTTTGGGGCAGCAAGCTAATGAAAATAGCACCAAACCACCACTACCCAGAGAGGTGATCAAAGAAGCCGCAAAAATTCTACATCAAGCCGAACAATATGGCGGCATAGGCGAAAGCAATCCCATGGACAGAGCCATTAAGGTGTTGTTTAGTAAGGATGGCGAGCATGAAACCTCGGCACAAGATGAGAAGAGCGCTCAGAGTGACGCCGAAGCGATCGATGAGGACACAGACGCTGATTACGAACTAAATGAACTCAATGTGGTGCAATGA